The genomic window GACCGTTGGCCATCTCGGTCGGGTCGGCCGGGGTCGCCGTGCCCGTGGTGGCGTCCTCGACGACGTCAGACGGGGTGTCGGCGCCGGCGACCGGGGTCACGGCGCCGAAGGTCAGGGCGAGGGCTGCGGCCGGAACGGCCAGGGCACGGAGGAATTTCATTGTCAGGCAGCTTTCCTGGTTATGGAGACGGCAGAGCATCCCGCCGCCAGTGAAATCACGGCGTTTTATCAGAGAGGTACGTTACCTCACTGTTATCGCCTCCGCCATGGACGGCGTTACGGGCCGAGCCCGAGGGGACACGCCCCAAAGTAGCCGTGGGGCAGGTGGTGGGCAAGTGGCAGGCGTGTCATAATCGCAGGTCCTCAAGTTGCGGCTGCGTAACGGTTATGTAACGCTGCGAGCCTGTATACGATCTTTGTTGTGCCCGGGCGTAACGCCCACCGTCAAAAGCTCCCCGTCTTTTAACAGAAAGCAGTCACGCATGTCCGTCATCGAACAGATCCAGCTCTTCATCAACAACATCCTGGGCGGTCTCATCCACAACGGATCTTCCGCCATTTCGCAGACCTCGTCGGCGCTGGGCCTGTTCTAGGTTTCACGCCCGGAGGTAGCACGGCCACCCGCTTGGGGTGGCCTTTTGCGCTTTCCGGGCCCAAAAAATGCCCCTGATTAAGGGGTGCGGGGGGCGCGGCGTCCGCGGGGGTAGGCGACATGAGTGCCGCTATTCCGTAGTCTTATAGGCGTGACTAAAGAACATTATGACGTTGTAGTACTCGGCGCGGGCCCCGGCGGCTACGTGGCCGCCATCCGTGCAGCTCAGCTCGGCAAGAAAGTTGCCGTCATCGAGAAGCAGTACTGGGGCGGGGTGTGCCTGAACGTGGGCTGCATCCCGTCCAAGTCGCTGATCAAAAACGCTGAGGTCGCCAATACTTTCACGCACGAGGCCAAGACCTTCGGCATCAAGGGCGATGTCACCTTCGACTACGAGGACGCGCACAAGCGTTCCCGCAAGGTCTCCGACCGGATCGTCGGCGGCATCCACTACCTGATGAAGAAGAACAAGATCACCGAGATCCACGGTCTGGGTTCCTTCGTCGACGAGAAGTCCATCGAGATCACCGAGGGCGACGACGAGGGCAAGACCGTCACCTTCGACGACTGCATCATCGCCACCGGCTCCGTGGTCAACACCCTGCGCGGCGTCGAATTCTCCGACAACGTCGTCTCCTACGAGGAGCAGATCCTCAACCCGGAGGCCCCAGAGAAGATGGTCATCGTCGGCGGCGGCGCCATCGGCATGGAGTTCGCCTACGTCCTCAACGCCTACGGCGTGGACGTCACCGTCATCGAGTTCATGGACCGCGTTCTGCCGAACGAGGATCCGGAGATCTCTAAGACCATCGCCAAGGTCTACAAGAAGCTCGGCGTCAAGGTCCTCGCCGGCCACGCCACCACCGCGGTGCGCGACAACGGCGACTCCGTCGAGGTCGACTACCAGAAGAAGGGCTCCGACAAGACCGAGACGCTGACCGTCGACCGCGTGCTCGTCTCCGTGGGCTTCCGCCCGCGCACGGAGGGCTTCGGCCTGGAGAACACCGGCGTGAAGCTCACCGAGCGTGGCGCCATCGACATCGACGACCACATGCGCACCAACGTCGACGGCATCTACGCCATCGGCGACGTCACCGCCAAGCTGCAGCTGGCCCACGTCGCTGAGGCGCAGGGCGTCGTCGCCGCCGAGACGCTGGCCGGCGCCGAGACCCAGACCCTGGGCGATTATCAGATGATGCCGCGCGCGACCTTCTCCAACCCGCAGGTCGCCTCCTTCGGCTACACCGAGGAAGGTGCCAAGGAGAAGTGGCCGGACAAGGAGATCAAGGTCGCCTCCTTCCCGTTCTCCGCCAACGGCAAGGCCGTCGGCGCGAACGCCACCGAGGGTTTCGTCAAGATCGTGGCCGACGCCGAATACGGCGAGCTGCTCGGCGCCCACCTGGTCGGCGACGGCGTCTCCGACATGACCCCGCAGCTGACCCTGGCGCAGAAGTACGACCTCACCGCCGGTGAGATCGCACGCAACGTCCATATCCACCCGACCATGTCGGAGGCGATGAAGGAAGCCGCCCACGGCATCGCAGGACACATGATCAACTTCTAAGGCGCTGCTTGCCCCGACGGGCCTCCCCATCCCGGGGAGGCCCGTCGCTGTTTTCCGCTACCTTCGGAAAGACAAACAACGGATTATATGAAACCGACCCGAGGGGAGCGGAGCAATGGGCGTCATAGGAGTGTTCGCCGACGAGGGAAAGCCGATCGCGGACGCGAAGCACGCCCTGCAACGGCTGGTGAAGCAGGAGGTCCTGGATGAGGACCGCTGCCTTCCCAACGGCGACCGCGTGGAGGTTGCCACCGGCACCATCCCCATGACCACCGACGGCGAGATCGAGCTGGGCAAGTACGCGGAACCGCTGCTGACCGCGAACGGGTGGGACAAGTTCGTCTACATCACCGACCTGCCGCTCACCGCCATGGAACGCCCGGTGGTCAGCCAGTCCACCGCCGACGGGAATGCCGTGCTGCTCAGTCAGCCCGCCTACGGGATGTTCCGGGCCAGGCGGTCGCTGGCCACGGACCTGGAGTCGGTGCTGGCGGGTGAGGGCGCCACAACGGGGAAGCAGCGCACGATGGACTCCGAGGAGGTCGACTCCGAGCGGGAGATCACCACCGTCCGTGTCCTGGATCATCCGGGGCGTGCCCTGCGGCTGATCTTGGGCATGATCCGCTCGAATGAACCGGGCAAACTCTTGGGCGTGCTCTCCGGCGCCCTGGCAGCCATCGCCGCCACCGGCGGTTTCGGTGTGTTCTACGGTTCGATCTGGAACCTGTCCGAATCGATGCAGGTCTGGCGGATGCTGCTGGTCGCGGCGCTGGGGGTGATCGTGTTCTCGGCGTGGTTGATCATCAGCAACCGGCTCTGGATCAGGAGCAACACGCAGGATACCCGGTGGCGCGAGCGCATCGACAACATCGCCACGGCGGGCACCGTAGTTTCCACGGTGCTCATCATCTTCCTGCTCGCCGCCGTCGGCATGACGTTGTTGTCGGTGGCGGTGGTGCCGGCGGACTTCTTCCGGGAGCAGATCGAGGAGGCCGTGACCTGGCAGAGCTATCTGCGTGTCGGGTGGCTGTCTGCCTCGCTGGGCACTTTCGCCGGTGCGATCGGCTCGAATTTCGACAAATCCGTGGAGATCCGTAGCGCGACGTACAACCTCCGCGAGTACGAGCGGCGCCGCAAGGTGGGGGACAAGATCGACGAGGCGTGGGAAGAGGACAGCCTGCGGGAGTTGGCCATGGAGGACGAGCGGTTGGATGACGTGCAATAACAACGCGCGTCTGGCCGTTTAAGTCCGGATATCTACCCCTTTAGGGTGTGATACACCTTTAGAATGACACCCTTTAGGGTGGGGCAAGTGGGGCAACCGGAAGGCTATGGGCAACGTCACATTGGGGCGAAAGGGCAGGTGGCTTTCGTCGAAGAGTGTCCGAAATGTGGGCTACGCCTCTAAAACCCCCTGAAAGCGGTCAGTTTTCTTAGGCATGCCTTATAAACCCGCGTCCCGGAATGTGGGAGAGTTAAGCCTGATCGCTTGGCCTCACCCCTCAACCGGTGGTCGGAGACTGCTTTCACCCCGTAAAGTATGAGCAACACTGGAGGTGTCATGACTGTTACGAATGCAGACCGTGAGTCAATCCGTCACGGTAAAATCAATGAGCAGCCGCTGCGCCCGCGGCCTGCGTACCCGTCCTGGGCTATCAAGCTCGTCATGGCCATTACTGGCCTGCTTTTTGCCCTTTTCGTGGTCGTCCACATGGTGGGCAACCTGAAAATCTTCATGCCAGCGGAAAACGGCGTCGCGGCCATGGATGAATACGGTTCATTCCTGCGCACCGTCGGCGCACCGATTTTCCCGGAGGAGTCCATCCTGTGGATCCTCCGCATCGTGCTGCTGGTCGCGGTGATCGCCCACATCCACGGCGCGATCACCCTGAACAGCCGCAGCGGCAAGTCCCGCGGCAAGTTCAAGCGCACCAAGCTCATGGGCGGGATGGACAGCACCGCCACCCGTTCGATGCTGATCACCGGCATCATTTTGCTGGCCTTCATCATCTTCCACCTGCTGGATCTGACGATGGGCGTGCAGCCGGCGGCGCCGGATTCCTTTGAGCCGGGCGCCGTGCACAACAACATGATCGCCACGTTCAACCGCTGGCCGGTCACCATCTGGTACATCATCGCGATGCTGGCCCTGTTCCTGCACCTGTACCAGGGCATTCGTCTGGCCGCCTCCGACCTGGGCATCACCGGCCGCAGGTGGCGCGCCGTGTTCGCCTTCCTGGCCGCGGTCGTCCCGATCGTTGTCGTCCTCGGCAACATCGTCATGCCCCTGTCCATCAACCTCGGCTTCGTCAGCTAGGCAGAACCGGAGAATTACCTATGAGCAACACTGATTCCGTGATCGCGGACCGCGCTGAATTCACCGCCCCGCAGTCGAGCGTCGCCGGCGTCCAGGTAGGCACCATTCTGGACAACGCGGAGCCCAAGGGCGTCCCGTCCAAGGACATGTGGCAGCACCAGAAGGACCACATGGAGCTGGTCTCGCCGCTGAACCGCCGCAAGTTCGAGGTCATCGTCGTCGGCACCGGCCTC from Corynebacterium maris DSM 45190 includes these protein-coding regions:
- the lpdA gene encoding dihydrolipoyl dehydrogenase; this translates as MTKEHYDVVVLGAGPGGYVAAIRAAQLGKKVAVIEKQYWGGVCLNVGCIPSKSLIKNAEVANTFTHEAKTFGIKGDVTFDYEDAHKRSRKVSDRIVGGIHYLMKKNKITEIHGLGSFVDEKSIEITEGDDEGKTVTFDDCIIATGSVVNTLRGVEFSDNVVSYEEQILNPEAPEKMVIVGGGAIGMEFAYVLNAYGVDVTVIEFMDRVLPNEDPEISKTIAKVYKKLGVKVLAGHATTAVRDNGDSVEVDYQKKGSDKTETLTVDRVLVSVGFRPRTEGFGLENTGVKLTERGAIDIDDHMRTNVDGIYAIGDVTAKLQLAHVAEAQGVVAAETLAGAETQTLGDYQMMPRATFSNPQVASFGYTEEGAKEKWPDKEIKVASFPFSANGKAVGANATEGFVKIVADAEYGELLGAHLVGDGVSDMTPQLTLAQKYDLTAGEIARNVHIHPTMSEAMKEAAHGIAGHMINF
- a CDS encoding succinate dehydrogenase cytochrome b subunit, translating into MTVTNADRESIRHGKINEQPLRPRPAYPSWAIKLVMAITGLLFALFVVVHMVGNLKIFMPAENGVAAMDEYGSFLRTVGAPIFPEESILWILRIVLLVAVIAHIHGAITLNSRSGKSRGKFKRTKLMGGMDSTATRSMLITGIILLAFIIFHLLDLTMGVQPAAPDSFEPGAVHNNMIATFNRWPVTIWYIIAMLALFLHLYQGIRLAASDLGITGRRWRAVFAFLAAVVPIVVVLGNIVMPLSINLGFVS